One window of the Marinilactibacillus sp. Marseille-P9653 genome contains the following:
- the mnmA gene encoding tRNA 2-thiouridine(34) synthase MnmA → MTDNSKTRVVVGMSGGVDSSVTALLLKEQGYEVIGVFMKNWDDTDENGVCTATEDYKDVALVANKIGIPYYSINFEKEYWDKVFTYFLDEYKKGRTPNPDVMCNKEIKFKAFLDYAIELGADYVATGHYARVSRDENNVTHLLRGLDNNKDQTYFLNQLSQEQLSKVMFPLGDMDKKEVRRIAEEADLATAKKKDSTGICFIGEKDFKQFLMNYLPAQPGNMVTLDGEIMKQHDGLMYYTIGQRKGLGIGGNGTSNEPWFVIGKDLEKNELYVGQGYEHPTLYATHLDASDFSFTNHDEKPETFHCTAKFRYRQTDVGVTVHLDKEQRTAQIEFDEPARAITPGQAIVLYDGDECIGGGLIDAAYSKETELQYV, encoded by the coding sequence ATGACAGACAACTCGAAAACTAGAGTCGTCGTCGGAATGAGCGGAGGAGTGGATTCTTCTGTAACAGCTTTGTTGCTCAAAGAACAAGGTTATGAAGTTATAGGCGTATTCATGAAAAACTGGGATGATACAGATGAAAATGGCGTTTGTACGGCTACCGAAGACTATAAAGATGTCGCATTAGTCGCAAACAAAATTGGTATACCTTATTATTCTATCAACTTCGAAAAAGAATATTGGGACAAAGTATTCACGTACTTCTTAGATGAATATAAAAAGGGTAGAACACCCAATCCTGACGTTATGTGTAACAAGGAAATCAAGTTCAAAGCATTCCTTGATTATGCTATTGAATTAGGTGCAGATTACGTTGCTACTGGTCATTACGCTCGTGTAAGTCGTGACGAAAATAATGTCACGCATTTACTAAGAGGACTAGATAATAATAAAGATCAAACGTATTTCTTGAATCAATTATCTCAAGAACAGTTATCAAAAGTGATGTTCCCACTAGGGGATATGGATAAGAAAGAAGTTCGTAGAATAGCTGAAGAAGCAGATCTTGCAACAGCGAAAAAGAAAGATTCCACTGGGATCTGTTTTATCGGAGAAAAAGATTTCAAACAGTTTTTGATGAACTATCTTCCAGCACAACCGGGTAATATGGTGACACTGGATGGAGAAATCATGAAACAACATGATGGTTTGATGTATTATACGATTGGTCAGAGAAAAGGTCTTGGAATCGGTGGAAATGGCACCTCAAACGAGCCGTGGTTTGTTATCGGTAAAGACTTAGAGAAAAATGAGTTATATGTTGGACAAGGATACGAACATCCAACGCTTTATGCCACTCATTTAGATGCAAGTGATTTTTCTTTCACTAACCATGATGAAAAACCAGAAACGTTTCACTGTACTGCTAAATTTAGATACAGACAAACAGATGTTGGCGTAACGGTACACCTTGATAAAGAACAAAGAACAGCGCAAATTGAGTTTGATGAGCCAGCTCGTGCAATCACACCTGGACAAGCAATCGTTTTGTATGATGGAGACGAATGTATCGGTGGCGGATTAATAGATGCTGCTTACAGTAAAGAAACTGAACTACAATATGTTTAG
- a CDS encoding DUF1831 domain-containing protein has product MATKPIDSLTGSKDQYKVNDQAKRYTLKDHGFTETKNGSFQYERTLSSVISEKTAPKLKITISKDLKELKLVTVTANGLKKIDIFKDTDLKQAQLMVENILSTFVEESVLEKA; this is encoded by the coding sequence ATGGCCACTAAACCAATCGACAGTTTAACAGGAAGCAAGGATCAGTATAAAGTGAATGACCAGGCAAAAAGGTATACTTTAAAAGACCACGGATTTACTGAAACTAAAAATGGGTCTTTTCAGTATGAAAGAACGTTAAGTAGCGTGATTTCAGAAAAAACAGCACCTAAATTAAAAATCACAATCTCAAAAGATTTAAAAGAACTAAAGCTTGTAACGGTTACAGCAAATGGCTTAAAAAAGATCGACATTTTTAAAGACACTGACCTTAAACAAGCTCAATTGATGGTTGAAAATATTTTAAGTACTTTTGTAGAAGAGTCTGTGCTAGAAAAAGCATAA
- a CDS encoding cysteine desulfurase family protein, with translation MNQSVYLDYAATSPMHPKVIDEMSKAMRSHFGNASSTHQYGRLSRGLLDEARIVFAKSIQAKPNEILMTSGGTESDNTAILKTAEKFGTKKRHIITTNVEHQAVLKPMEYLEALGYEVTYLPVNEEGFVTADQVEQALREDTFLVSIMFGNNEVGTVMPIADIGQLLKDKEQSILFHTDAVQAYGSKAIDVNQLNVDLLSVSAHKIGGPKGIGFLYCREGLSLPSLILGGEQETKRRAGTENIPAVVGFKTAVELMLRDQAQRVQNYLKLKARLLNQLEKFDIAYKINGNLEKSLPQIISLHLTGVDAERMLIKLDLSGIAVSAGSACTAGNIDPSHVLTAMYGEKHPAISETIRISMGFETKEQDIDRIVTVLDKEINKH, from the coding sequence ATGAATCAATCTGTTTATTTAGATTACGCAGCAACAAGTCCAATGCATCCAAAAGTCATTGATGAAATGTCAAAAGCCATGCGCAGTCATTTTGGCAATGCCTCTAGCACGCATCAGTATGGGCGGCTTAGTAGAGGTTTGTTAGATGAAGCAAGAATTGTTTTTGCGAAGAGTATTCAAGCAAAGCCTAATGAAATTTTGATGACAAGTGGTGGCACAGAAAGTGACAATACGGCTATCTTGAAGACCGCTGAAAAGTTCGGTACAAAAAAACGTCATATTATTACAACAAATGTAGAACACCAAGCTGTATTGAAACCAATGGAATATTTAGAAGCATTAGGATATGAAGTGACTTATTTACCTGTCAATGAAGAAGGTTTCGTTACGGCTGATCAAGTAGAACAAGCTTTAAGAGAAGATACCTTTCTGGTTTCAATCATGTTTGGTAATAACGAAGTCGGCACAGTTATGCCGATTGCCGATATTGGTCAATTGTTGAAAGATAAAGAACAGTCCATTTTGTTCCATACGGATGCTGTTCAAGCTTACGGTTCAAAAGCTATCGATGTTAACCAGTTGAATGTCGACTTGTTATCTGTTTCTGCACATAAAATTGGTGGACCAAAAGGCATCGGATTCTTATATTGCAGAGAAGGACTGTCCTTACCGAGTCTGATTCTTGGTGGAGAGCAAGAAACTAAAAGACGAGCAGGTACAGAAAATATCCCAGCTGTCGTCGGATTTAAAACAGCTGTCGAATTAATGTTAAGAGATCAAGCTCAACGCGTTCAAAATTATCTAAAGTTAAAGGCACGACTGTTGAATCAATTAGAAAAATTTGACATTGCCTATAAGATCAATGGAAACTTAGAAAAGTCATTACCTCAAATCATCAGCTTACACCTAACGGGAGTAGACGCTGAGCGGATGTTGATCAAGTTGGATCTTTCCGGCATAGCAGTATCGGCCGGATCAGCCTGCACAGCGGGAAATATTGATCCAAGTCATGTACTCACAGCAATGTACGGAGAAAAGCACCCAGCAATCAGTGAGACCATTAGAATTAGTATGGGATTTGAAACAAAAGAACAAGATATCGACAGGATTGTTACAGTATTAGATAAAGAAATCAACAAGCATTGA
- the gshAB gene encoding bifunctional glutamate--cysteine ligase GshA/glutathione synthetase GshB: MMDIREIISNNRLNKSVMQGSFGIEKEGIRVDEEQRLSLEEHPAVFGDRSYHPYIQTDFSEAQLEVVTPPMSSLDETFKWMKALNDVTQRSVSKGEYVWPFSMPAVLPDTKQIPIVRVSDQSEVAYREKLAKKYGKKKQLISGIHYNFAFSDEFIQAIFEKQEAYRTAKEVKDEIHLKLARNFLSHQWILTYLFGAAPFAHESFFEIDKKESILKDPIRSIRNSQHGYHNTNDIVVRYDELKHYVQDVEDMVAKNTLSEEREFYGAARLRGKSKKIGCMIETGIDYVEFRSFDINPYSALGLTKEQATFIHLFFVLMIWMEDSKDSAMIQEGTRKNEEVSVENPFSQTKYHKEGLELLETMKQMAEELTLDAVYHEVVDTAIEQFNYPEKTLAAELTAQIGSADQYLEIGKLLGQGYKKEANEKPYLLSGFETMEMSSQLLIFDTLQKGIRLEVLDEVDQFLKLSHKGHEEYVKNGNMTAKDTYISHWIMENKTVTKKILKSKGFKVPGGEEYQTKKDALDDFYKFKDRSIVVKPKSTNYGLGITVFKHSPSIEDFEEAIDIAFSEDASVLVEDFAAGTEYRFFVLDGKVKAVLLRVPANVTGDGERSIRELIEQKNRNPLRGTKHRAPLEKIQLGNIERLTLKEQGYTFESIPEKGETVYLRVNSNISTGGDSIDFTDEMDESYKLLAEKMAVPIGVKVTGIDLIIPDYTKPSTEADPGYTVIEANFNPAMHMHAFVSQGKGRRLTVEILKMLFPEVYA, from the coding sequence ATGATGGATATTAGAGAAATAATCAGCAATAATCGATTAAATAAAAGTGTAATGCAAGGATCTTTTGGTATTGAAAAAGAAGGCATTCGTGTGGATGAAGAGCAGCGACTTTCGCTAGAAGAACATCCTGCAGTTTTTGGGGATCGTTCGTATCATCCCTATATTCAAACTGATTTCAGCGAAGCACAGTTGGAAGTTGTAACACCACCTATGTCTTCACTTGACGAAACGTTTAAATGGATGAAAGCACTAAATGATGTTACTCAACGCTCCGTTAGTAAAGGTGAATACGTTTGGCCATTTAGTATGCCAGCTGTTTTACCCGACACAAAGCAGATTCCAATTGTAAGAGTTAGTGATCAAAGTGAAGTAGCTTACAGAGAAAAACTTGCAAAAAAATATGGAAAGAAAAAGCAATTGATCAGTGGTATCCACTATAATTTTGCATTTTCGGATGAGTTTATCCAAGCTATTTTCGAAAAACAAGAAGCATACAGAACAGCTAAAGAAGTTAAGGATGAAATTCACCTTAAGCTAGCGCGTAATTTCTTAAGTCATCAATGGATATTGACGTACCTATTTGGCGCTGCGCCTTTTGCACATGAATCCTTCTTTGAAATAGATAAAAAAGAATCCATTTTAAAAGATCCGATTCGTTCTATCCGCAATAGTCAGCATGGCTATCACAACACGAACGATATCGTTGTTCGATATGACGAATTAAAGCACTATGTGCAAGACGTTGAAGATATGGTTGCAAAAAACACTCTTAGTGAAGAACGAGAATTTTACGGAGCAGCTAGATTAAGAGGTAAATCCAAGAAAATTGGTTGTATGATCGAGACAGGTATTGATTATGTTGAGTTCAGATCATTTGATATCAATCCTTATAGCGCTCTCGGATTGACGAAAGAACAAGCAACGTTCATTCATCTGTTCTTTGTACTCATGATTTGGATGGAAGATTCCAAAGATTCAGCTATGATTCAAGAAGGAACTCGTAAGAATGAAGAAGTTTCTGTAGAAAATCCTTTTAGTCAAACAAAGTACCATAAAGAAGGTCTTGAGCTTTTAGAGACTATGAAGCAAATGGCAGAAGAATTGACCTTAGATGCGGTGTATCACGAAGTAGTAGATACGGCTATAGAACAGTTCAATTATCCAGAGAAAACACTTGCTGCTGAATTGACTGCTCAAATAGGATCAGCGGATCAGTATCTTGAAATTGGAAAACTACTTGGACAAGGGTATAAAAAAGAAGCGAATGAAAAACCCTATCTTCTTAGCGGTTTTGAGACGATGGAGATGTCTTCTCAATTATTGATTTTTGATACACTACAAAAAGGTATTCGATTAGAAGTTCTGGATGAAGTCGACCAATTTTTGAAATTGTCCCATAAAGGACATGAAGAGTATGTGAAAAACGGAAACATGACCGCAAAAGATACCTATATTTCACACTGGATCATGGAAAACAAAACGGTCACGAAAAAAATTCTTAAAAGCAAAGGATTTAAAGTACCTGGTGGAGAAGAGTACCAAACTAAAAAAGATGCGCTTGACGACTTTTATAAATTTAAAGATCGTTCTATAGTTGTTAAACCAAAGTCGACTAATTATGGACTAGGTATTACGGTATTTAAGCATTCTCCAAGTATAGAAGACTTTGAAGAAGCCATTGATATTGCATTCAGTGAAGATGCTTCGGTACTCGTGGAAGATTTTGCAGCCGGAACAGAATATCGATTTTTTGTACTTGATGGTAAGGTGAAAGCTGTCTTATTAAGAGTCCCGGCAAATGTAACCGGTGATGGTGAACGTTCCATACGTGAACTGATTGAACAAAAAAATAGAAATCCTTTAAGAGGGACAAAGCACAGAGCACCTCTTGAGAAAATACAATTAGGTAACATTGAAAGATTAACGTTAAAAGAACAAGGGTATACTTTTGAAAGTATTCCTGAAAAAGGCGAAACAGTTTATTTAAGAGTAAATTCAAACATTTCGACTGGTGGGGATTCTATCGACTTCACAGATGAAATGGACGAAAGTTATAAATTACTGGCAGAAAAAATGGCCGTACCTATTGGGGTAAAAGTAACCGGAATCGATTTGATCATCCCGGATTACACAAAACCTAGTACAGAAGCTGATCCTGGATACACAGTTATTGAAGCCAATTTCAATCCAGCCATGCATATGCATGCGTTTGTGTCTCAAGGAAAAGGTAGAAGACTAACAGTAGAAATTCTTAAAATGCTGTTTCCAGAGGTTTACGCATAA
- a CDS encoding replication-associated recombination protein A, with product MSQPLAYRMRPTSIDMIVGQEHLVGKEKIIWRMVEAKRLSSMILYGPPGIGKTSIASAIAGSTQYAFRMLNAATDSKKDLQIVAEEAKMSGTVILLLDEVHRLDKPKQDFLLPHLENGRIILIGATTENPYISIHPAIRSRSQIFELQPLTEEQITSALNRALTDKENGLGKLSLAVDEQALTHFSRATNGDLRSALNALELAAESTPVDHEGIIRVTLAIAEECLQRKVLTHDKDGDAHYDVISAFQKSIRGSDVHAALHYMARLVEAGELQIICRRLMVIAYEDIGLSNPAGAARAVTAVQSAEKLGFPEARIPLANAVIELALSPKSNSAISAIDQALADVRQGKSGHVPNHLKDSHYTGAKELDRGVTYKYPHAYPDSWVDQQYLPNSLKGALYYIPNSKSKFEEALSKQYNKFNS from the coding sequence TTGAGTCAGCCATTAGCTTATCGTATGCGACCAACTTCTATAGACATGATTGTTGGACAAGAACATCTTGTAGGAAAAGAAAAAATTATCTGGCGTATGGTGGAAGCTAAACGCTTATCTTCCATGATTTTGTATGGCCCACCTGGAATTGGAAAAACCAGTATTGCAAGTGCCATTGCGGGATCAACTCAGTATGCTTTTAGAATGCTCAATGCAGCGACCGATTCAAAGAAAGACTTACAAATCGTTGCTGAAGAAGCAAAAATGAGTGGAACGGTTATTTTATTATTAGATGAGGTCCATCGTTTAGATAAACCAAAACAAGATTTCCTCTTACCTCACCTTGAAAATGGTCGTATCATCTTGATTGGTGCTACAACAGAAAATCCATATATTTCTATTCACCCGGCTATTAGAAGCCGATCACAAATATTTGAATTACAGCCACTAACCGAAGAACAAATCACATCGGCACTAAACAGAGCCTTAACTGATAAGGAAAATGGTCTAGGCAAGCTATCACTTGCTGTAGATGAGCAGGCTCTAACGCATTTTTCTAGAGCAACGAATGGAGACCTTAGAAGTGCTTTGAATGCTCTTGAGCTGGCTGCTGAGTCGACTCCCGTAGATCATGAAGGCATTATTCGTGTTACATTAGCGATTGCCGAAGAATGTTTGCAAAGAAAAGTGCTTACCCATGATAAAGATGGTGATGCACATTATGATGTTATTTCAGCTTTCCAAAAATCTATCCGAGGTAGTGATGTTCATGCCGCCTTGCATTATATGGCACGACTGGTCGAAGCTGGAGAGCTTCAAATTATCTGTAGAAGACTAATGGTTATTGCCTATGAAGATATCGGTCTCTCCAATCCTGCGGGCGCTGCTCGAGCCGTAACAGCTGTTCAATCTGCAGAAAAGTTAGGTTTCCCCGAAGCAAGAATTCCGTTAGCAAATGCAGTCATTGAATTAGCACTTTCTCCAAAATCAAATTCCGCTATTTCTGCAATCGATCAAGCACTTGCAGATGTAAGGCAAGGAAAAAGTGGACACGTGCCTAACCATTTAAAGGATAGTCATTATACAGGTGCAAAGGAACTTGATCGGGGAGTCACTTACAAATATCCGCATGCCTATCCTGATTCATGGGTAGATCAGCAATATTTACCTAATTCGCTAAAAGGTGCACTTTACTATATTCCCAATTCAAAAAGTAAATTTGAAGAAGCATTATCAAAGCAATATAACAAGTTCAATTCATGA
- a CDS encoding universal stress protein, which produces MLQEYNKILVAVDGSQAAEKAFKKAVAVAERNRASLVLAHVIDTRAYQSFSTFDGSIADNAREEAQNTLEQYKAEAEKDGVSNVKIVLEYGSPKVMVAKQIPESNDVDLIMLGATGLNAVERIFVGSVSEYVIRHADCDVLVVRTDVKNNLSK; this is translated from the coding sequence ATGTTACAAGAATACAATAAAATACTCGTTGCTGTTGATGGCTCCCAAGCGGCCGAAAAAGCTTTCAAGAAAGCCGTTGCTGTGGCCGAGCGAAATCGTGCTTCTCTAGTTTTAGCCCATGTTATCGATACACGTGCTTATCAGTCTTTTTCTACTTTTGATGGATCCATTGCTGATAATGCGCGGGAAGAAGCGCAGAACACTTTAGAACAGTACAAAGCTGAAGCTGAAAAAGACGGCGTCTCTAATGTTAAAATTGTACTTGAGTACGGCTCCCCAAAAGTAATGGTTGCCAAACAAATTCCAGAATCCAATGATGTCGATTTGATTATGCTAGGTGCTACAGGACTTAATGCTGTTGAGCGAATATTTGTAGGTTCTGTTTCTGAATACGTCATTCGACATGCAGATTGTGATGTATTGGTCGTTCGAACAGATGTGAAAAACAACTTAAGTAAATAA
- a CDS encoding acetate/propionate family kinase, with protein sequence MSKTIAINAGSSSLKWKLFEMPEETVLASGIVERIGLNDSIFTIKYGEGQKYKEVLDINDHEVAVEMLLKQLTELNIIEDFDEITGVGHRVVAGGEIFQDSALVTDEVIDQIEDLSEFAPLHNPANATGIKGFRKILPDITSVAVFDTSFHQTMPKVNYMYSIPMEYYKKHNARKYGAHGTSHKYVAERAAEMMGKPVEELKIITCHLGNGASITAVDGGKSVDTSMGFTPLAGVTMGTRSGDIDASLLPFLMEKEGIDNINDMIYILNNESGLKGLSGISSDMRDLEDAEHTNEDAALALRIFEDRVRKYVGSYAATMNGVDAIVFTAGIGENGVETRENVINGLTFLGAEIDTEKNDVRGDERFISTEDSKVKVLLVPTDEEVMIARDVEKHR encoded by the coding sequence ATGTCTAAGACAATCGCTATTAACGCTGGAAGCTCCAGCTTGAAATGGAAACTTTTTGAAATGCCTGAAGAAACTGTATTAGCTTCTGGTATCGTAGAACGTATCGGATTGAACGATTCGATTTTTACAATTAAATACGGTGAAGGTCAAAAATATAAAGAAGTATTAGATATTAATGATCATGAAGTTGCCGTTGAAATGTTACTAAAACAATTAACTGAATTAAATATTATTGAAGACTTCGACGAAATTACGGGTGTTGGACACCGTGTTGTTGCTGGTGGTGAAATCTTCCAAGATTCTGCACTTGTCACAGATGAAGTTATTGATCAAATCGAAGATCTTTCTGAATTTGCACCACTTCACAACCCGGCTAACGCTACTGGAATTAAAGGTTTCCGTAAGATCTTACCAGATATCACAAGTGTTGCTGTATTCGATACTTCTTTCCACCAAACAATGCCGAAGGTAAATTATATGTACAGTATTCCAATGGAATATTACAAAAAACATAATGCACGTAAATACGGCGCCCACGGAACGAGTCATAAATATGTAGCGGAACGTGCTGCTGAAATGATGGGTAAGCCAGTTGAAGAACTTAAAATCATTACGTGTCATCTAGGTAATGGTGCTTCAATCACTGCTGTTGATGGCGGGAAATCTGTTGATACCTCAATGGGATTCACACCTTTAGCGGGAGTAACAATGGGTACTCGTTCTGGTGATATTGATGCTTCATTACTTCCATTCTTAATGGAAAAAGAAGGTATTGATAACATCAACGATATGATCTACATCTTGAATAATGAATCGGGCTTAAAAGGTCTTTCTGGAATCTCAAGTGATATGCGTGATCTTGAAGATGCAGAACATACAAATGAAGATGCTGCTTTAGCGCTTCGCATTTTTGAAGATAGAGTTAGAAAATATGTAGGTTCATACGCAGCAACTATGAACGGCGTAGATGCAATCGTATTTACTGCTGGTATTGGTGAGAATGGTGTTGAAACACGTGAGAACGTGATCAACGGATTGACATTCTTAGGAGCCGAAATCGATACTGAGAAAAACGATGTTCGTGGAGACGAGCGTTTTATCTCTACTGAAGATTCTAAAGTTAAAGTCTTACTAGTTCCAACTGATGAAGAAGTCATGATTGCTCGTGACGTTGAAAAACATAGATAA
- a CDS encoding class I SAM-dependent methyltransferase — MSTEHIESVYQVLDQSAMMLKEDLQVSYMEALIETGENLLDNKTVRILDGKPSKYTQDELEALYEQLDLSEIASNELRQAIQLSILRGMREDFVQANHQMTPDSIGSLMAYLVEVLAPPKSETPYHLLDLSIGTGNLTYTLFHFLNRDNRIIQLSGIDNDELLLSLAATSAALQNVTISLTLQDALSNLLIEPADTIVSDLPVGYYPLDEQSEKFETSFPTGHSFTHHLMIEQGMNYLKEGGFGFYLVPSNIFESEEAKDLLAFIQKVGHFQGMLTLPKELFKTEQSRKSILIVQKNGVGTQQAKEVLLATAPDFKNLPAMQDLIAEITQWKHNFLN, encoded by the coding sequence GTGTCGACAGAACATATCGAATCTGTTTACCAAGTTCTGGATCAATCTGCTATGATGCTTAAAGAAGATCTTCAGGTCTCCTACATGGAAGCGTTGATTGAAACAGGAGAAAATTTACTGGATAACAAAACCGTTCGCATTCTGGATGGTAAACCGTCCAAGTATACTCAAGATGAACTTGAAGCTCTGTATGAGCAATTAGATCTTTCAGAAATCGCTTCAAATGAATTGAGACAGGCAATACAACTTTCAATATTGAGAGGAATGCGTGAAGATTTCGTTCAAGCAAACCACCAGATGACACCAGACTCTATTGGATCATTGATGGCTTACTTGGTAGAAGTCTTAGCGCCACCGAAATCAGAAACACCGTATCATTTACTGGATCTATCCATAGGAACGGGTAACTTAACCTATACACTCTTTCACTTTTTGAATAGAGATAATAGAATTATTCAACTTTCAGGAATAGATAATGATGAGTTACTTTTGTCGTTAGCCGCTACTAGTGCTGCTCTTCAGAATGTAACCATTAGTTTAACGCTCCAAGATGCTTTAAGTAATCTGCTCATTGAACCAGCCGATACTATTGTATCCGACTTACCAGTAGGATATTATCCGTTAGATGAACAATCTGAAAAGTTTGAAACATCTTTTCCGACAGGACACTCCTTTACCCATCATTTAATGATTGAACAAGGAATGAACTATTTGAAAGAAGGAGGCTTTGGGTTTTATCTGGTACCTTCAAATATTTTTGAATCAGAAGAAGCCAAAGACTTACTTGCATTTATCCAGAAAGTAGGACACTTTCAAGGAATGCTTACATTACCTAAAGAATTATTCAAGACAGAACAGTCCAGGAAATCTATATTAATTGTTCAAAAAAATGGTGTGGGTACGCAACAGGCAAAAGAAGTCTTGTTAGCAACTGCTCCTGATTTTAAGAATTTACCAGCTATGCAAGATTTAATAGCTGAAATAACGCAATGGAAACATAATTTTCTAAACTAA
- the rpmA gene encoding 50S ribosomal protein L27, whose product MNLQLFAHKKGGGSTTNGRDSQSKRLGAKRGDGQVVSGGSILFRQRGTKIYPGENVGKGGDDTLFAKIDGVVRFERKGKNKKQVSVYPVAN is encoded by the coding sequence ATGAATTTACAGTTGTTCGCACACAAAAAAGGTGGCGGATCTACAACTAACGGTCGTGACTCTCAATCAAAACGTTTAGGCGCTAAACGTGGAGATGGTCAAGTCGTTTCAGGTGGTTCGATTTTATTCCGTCAACGCGGAACTAAAATCTATCCTGGAGAAAACGTTGGAAAAGGCGGAGACGATACTCTATTTGCAAAAATTGATGGCGTTGTTCGTTTCGAACGTAAAGGTAAAAACAAAAAACAAGTATCTGTATATCCAGTAGCTAACTAA
- a CDS encoding ribosomal-processing cysteine protease Prp, whose product MIQAHFDRLKNNQIISIEISGHADSGPYGQDLVCAAVSALSIGAINSIIELAKLTPSIDIDEENGGYLSMTLPDNRSEEQSNVAQILLESLLLSLKSVQEESPKYIKIKQTK is encoded by the coding sequence ATGATTCAAGCGCATTTTGATCGTTTGAAGAATAACCAAATCATTTCTATCGAGATTTCTGGTCATGCAGATTCTGGTCCATATGGACAAGATCTTGTATGTGCCGCAGTTTCGGCGCTTAGTATTGGAGCGATAAATAGTATAATAGAGCTGGCTAAATTGACCCCTTCTATTGATATCGATGAAGAAAATGGAGGCTATCTTTCCATGACTCTTCCAGACAATCGATCTGAAGAACAGTCTAATGTAGCTCAGATTTTATTGGAAAGTTTATTGCTATCGCTTAAAAGTGTACAGGAAGAGTCCCCAAAATATATCAAGATTAAACAGACTAAATAA
- the rplU gene encoding 50S ribosomal protein L21 produces the protein MYAIIKTGGKQIKVEEGKAIFVEKLEGEAGDSVTFGEVLFVGGDNAIVGTPTVEGASVEAIIEKQGRAKKVTTFKYRRRKDSHTKRGHRQPYTKVTINSIKTK, from the coding sequence ATGTATGCAATCATCAAAACAGGTGGCAAACAAATCAAAGTAGAAGAAGGAAAAGCAATCTTCGTTGAGAAATTAGAAGGTGAAGCTGGAGATTCTGTTACTTTTGGTGAAGTATTGTTTGTTGGAGGAGACAACGCAATCGTTGGAACTCCAACAGTTGAGGGAGCTTCAGTAGAAGCTATCATCGAGAAACAGGGACGTGCTAAGAAAGTTACTACGTTCAAGTATCGTCGTAGAAAAGACTCTCATACTAAACGTGGACATCGTCAACCATACACTAAAGTAACAATCAACTCGATTAAAACAAAGTAA
- the minD gene encoding septum site-determining protein MinD: protein MGKAIVITSGKGGVGKTTSTANIGTALALQGKKICLVDMDIGLRNLDVILGLENRIIYDIVDVLEGRAKLHQAIIKDKRFNDQLFLLPAAQHADKNVINEDQMIELISELKKDYDYVLIDCPAGIEQGFKNSIAAADDAILITTPEISAIRDADRIIGLVEQTKIGSPKLVINRIRKRMMQQGDVMDIDEITRHLSVKLLGIVFEDDEVVRSSNKGNPVALDPDNISSQGYRNIARRILGETVPLMTLKEEKKSFWQKIFNKN from the coding sequence ATGGGTAAAGCCATCGTTATAACATCAGGTAAAGGCGGAGTTGGAAAAACAACTTCAACAGCTAATATTGGTACTGCATTAGCGCTACAAGGGAAAAAAATCTGCCTAGTCGATATGGATATTGGATTAAGAAATCTGGATGTCATATTAGGTCTAGAAAATAGAATTATATATGATATCGTGGATGTACTTGAAGGGCGAGCTAAGCTCCACCAAGCCATTATCAAAGATAAAAGATTCAATGATCAACTATTTCTACTACCTGCAGCTCAGCATGCAGATAAAAATGTCATCAATGAAGATCAGATGATTGAACTGATCAGCGAGTTGAAGAAAGATTATGATTATGTACTCATCGACTGCCCAGCAGGAATCGAACAAGGATTTAAAAATTCAATTGCAGCAGCAGATGACGCTATTCTTATCACTACTCCAGAAATCTCGGCCATCAGAGATGCAGATAGAATCATCGGCTTAGTAGAACAGACTAAGATTGGTTCACCAAAACTAGTCATTAACAGAATTAGAAAGCGTATGATGCAACAAGGTGATGTCATGGATATAGATGAGATTACGAGACATCTTTCTGTTAAGCTTTTAGGGATTGTTTTTGAAGATGATGAAGTCGTCCGTTCTTCAAACAAAGGAAATCCAGTTGCATTAGATCCGGATAACATCTCTTCTCAGGGATACAGAAATATTGCACGAAGAATTCTTGGAGAAACGGTACCTTTAATGACGCTTAAAGAAGAGAAGAAATCTTTCTGGCAAAAGATATTTAATAAAAACTAA